A stretch of Flavobacterium sp. N2270 DNA encodes these proteins:
- a CDS encoding VOC family protein: MAIINPHINFNGNAEEAFNFYKSVFGGEFTVLMRFKDISNSDFQVSDEEANKIMHIALPIGNNVLMANDVPEILGKVDENENRSKISISAESREEADKLFNRLSSGGIVEMPIGDSPWGSYFGMFRDKYGIEWMVDFDSKR, translated from the coding sequence ATGGCAATTATAAACCCACATATTAATTTTAATGGAAATGCAGAAGAAGCATTTAATTTTTACAAATCTGTATTTGGCGGAGAATTTACAGTCCTTATGCGCTTCAAAGATATTTCTAATTCAGACTTTCAAGTTTCAGATGAAGAAGCGAATAAAATTATGCACATAGCTTTACCTATTGGCAATAATGTTTTAATGGCTAACGATGTTCCAGAAATTTTAGGTAAAGTAGATGAAAATGAGAATAGATCAAAAATTTCTATAAGTGCAGAAAGCCGAGAAGAAGCTGACAAATTGTTTAACAGACTTTCGTCTGGCGGCATTGTGGAAATGCCAATTGGGGATAGTCCTTGGGGTTCTTATTTTGGAATGTTTAGAGATAAATATGGTATCGAATGGATGGTAGATTTTGATTCCAAAAGATAA
- a CDS encoding endonuclease: MKIKLLFSLLICSVLQAQIPAYYSSIDFTQTGNTLKSQLTNLITTTHTTNLSYTPGVWEALKLTDLNPNNSNNVFLVYGYNDFNASVIDDRNRGKNNNGGNVGDWNREHCYPKSLGNPDLGTSGPGADAHHLRASDVQFNNSRGNRLYADSEGDAGNVGIYWYPGDEWKGDIARMMMYMYVRYQNQCLATAVGAGSTTYSAEMPDIFLEWNEEDPVNFYERNRNDILEGLQGNRNPFIDNPYLATQIWGGPQAPDSWNLLSCPTTTTWNGLAWDNGAPNKTTRATINGNYTSTGNLEFCSLEITGTAQVTLQSNHTFTVVRDVNVAPTANFTVQNNANLVQINNIANTGNITVLKESAPIIRLDYTSWSSPVSGQNLLTFSPSTQSNRFYEYVPSGNTPTTAYASIDPTVNDFLPTKAYIIRAPNNWSASSASAYSGQFTGTPNNGEFNIPVVTGFNMLGNPYPATIEASHFIATNRTIETLYFWTHTVAASGGLYPQNNFASYTTLGGVASAAGGQIPDGTIKPGQGFYVNSIEDETVLFHNALRYDVKNTQFFRDSNSIVEKDIYRLNLTDSENSYNQILIGHDTKATNGFDIGIDGKIFDTSKSIIYTVIDEEEYAINGLPEFNENEKVALGFKALQSGNYSISLENTEGIFNTQTIYLKDNFNGNITDIKENPYSFHSEEGVYNSRFEVLYKVNTNDYSLNNDVVVYTSNNQLEINAFENKINRVTIYDITGKKIAERDFNSSLITFNSFTKQNQALLLLIKLENGNEVTKKIIF; encoded by the coding sequence ATGAAGATAAAATTACTTTTTTCGTTACTTATATGTAGTGTTTTACAAGCTCAAATTCCAGCATACTATAGTTCTATAGATTTTACTCAAACTGGAAACACCTTGAAAAGCCAATTAACCAATTTAATAACGACAACACACACAACAAATTTATCCTATACTCCAGGAGTTTGGGAAGCTTTAAAACTAACCGATTTAAATCCGAATAATTCTAATAATGTTTTTTTGGTATATGGATATAATGATTTCAACGCTTCAGTTATTGACGACAGGAATAGAGGTAAAAACAATAATGGTGGAAATGTTGGAGATTGGAACAGAGAACATTGTTACCCTAAATCTTTAGGAAATCCTGATTTAGGAACATCAGGTCCAGGGGCAGATGCGCATCATTTAAGAGCATCCGATGTTCAATTTAACAACAGTAGAGGAAATAGACTATATGCAGACAGTGAGGGTGACGCAGGAAATGTGGGAATCTATTGGTACCCTGGTGATGAATGGAAAGGTGACATTGCTAGAATGATGATGTATATGTATGTTAGATATCAAAACCAATGTTTGGCAACAGCTGTTGGTGCTGGTTCAACAACATATAGCGCAGAAATGCCGGATATTTTTTTAGAATGGAACGAAGAAGACCCGGTTAATTTTTATGAACGAAATAGAAATGATATTTTAGAAGGATTACAAGGAAATAGAAATCCGTTTATAGATAATCCGTATTTAGCAACCCAAATTTGGGGAGGACCTCAAGCTCCTGACTCATGGAATTTATTATCATGCCCAACTACAACAACTTGGAACGGATTGGCCTGGGACAATGGAGCACCTAATAAAACAACAAGAGCTACAATCAATGGCAACTATACCTCAACTGGTAATTTAGAATTTTGTTCGTTAGAAATTACAGGAACTGCTCAAGTTACATTACAAAGCAATCATACTTTCACAGTAGTTAGAGATGTAAATGTTGCCCCAACAGCTAATTTTACGGTGCAAAACAATGCCAATTTGGTTCAAATAAATAATATAGCAAATACAGGCAACATTACCGTATTAAAAGAAAGCGCTCCAATAATTAGATTAGATTACACATCATGGTCTTCTCCAGTAAGCGGTCAAAATTTATTGACTTTTTCACCATCTACGCAAAGTAATCGTTTTTATGAATATGTTCCTTCGGGAAATACACCAACAACAGCTTACGCTAGTATTGACCCAACTGTAAATGACTTTTTACCAACGAAAGCTTACATTATTAGAGCGCCAAACAATTGGTCTGCATCATCAGCTTCAGCATATTCGGGTCAATTTACAGGCACACCAAATAACGGAGAGTTTAACATACCAGTTGTAACAGGATTTAATATGCTTGGAAATCCATATCCTGCAACAATTGAGGCAAGTCATTTTATTGCAACGAATAGAACAATTGAAACACTTTATTTTTGGACACATACTGTTGCGGCTTCTGGCGGTTTATACCCACAAAATAACTTTGCTTCTTACACTACTCTAGGAGGAGTTGCATCGGCAGCTGGAGGACAAATTCCAGATGGAACGATTAAACCAGGACAAGGTTTTTATGTCAATTCTATTGAAGACGAAACTGTTTTGTTTCACAATGCACTTCGCTATGATGTAAAAAATACGCAGTTTTTTAGAGATTCTAATTCTATTGTTGAAAAAGACATCTACAGATTAAATTTAACCGATTCCGAAAACAGTTACAACCAAATATTAATTGGTCATGATACAAAAGCGACAAATGGTTTTGATATTGGGATTGATGGAAAAATATTTGACACTTCAAAATCGATAATTTATACTGTAATTGACGAAGAAGAATATGCAATAAATGGTTTGCCTGAATTTAATGAAAATGAAAAAGTAGCATTAGGGTTTAAAGCATTACAAAGTGGAAACTATAGCATATCATTAGAAAATACGGAAGGAATTTTCAATACTCAAACTATTTATTTGAAAGATAATTTTAACGGAAACATTACTGATATAAAAGAAAATCCTTATTCATTTCATTCAGAAGAAGGAGTTTACAACAGTAGATTTGAAGTGTTATATAAGGTTAACACTAATGATTACTCATTAAACAATGATGTTGTTGTCTATACAAGCAATAATCAATTAGAGATTAATGCTTTTGAAAACAAAATTAATCGTGTAACTATATACGATATTACTGGAAAGAAAATAGCTGAACGAGACTTTAATAGTTCTTTAATAACGTTTAACTCTTTCACAAAACAAAATCAAGCTTTATTACTACTAATAAAACTTGAAAATGGTAATGAAGTTACTAAGAAAATTATTTTTTAA
- a CDS encoding flagellar motor protein MotB, with product MIKKVALAVVVLGLTTSCVSKKIYNDLENKYADLKKERNALADENGALSKSKNQLEQEKTSLQTELDKAKAERDKLANDYAATKKSLDNLKASYAALEKNSNDALDSNMKKNRELLAELEAKQSKLTAEQERLDKLKADLASSTSRLAELEKMMADKEAGMNKLKETLSKALNAFEGKGLTVEHRNGKVYVSMENKLLFESGSWTVGSEGKKAVTAVGKVLGDNPEISVLIEGHTDNDKITGTIGGGVENNWDLSTKRATAIVNILSENKKVDKKNLTAAGRGEYAPLMANETAEGKAKNRRIEIILTPKLDEISKLMSEL from the coding sequence ATGATAAAAAAAGTTGCCCTTGCTGTTGTAGTTCTAGGATTAACTACTTCTTGTGTTTCTAAAAAAATATATAATGATTTAGAAAACAAATATGCCGATTTAAAGAAAGAGCGTAATGCTTTAGCAGATGAAAACGGAGCTTTGTCTAAAAGCAAAAATCAGTTAGAACAAGAAAAAACAAGTTTACAAACAGAATTAGATAAAGCAAAAGCGGAAAGAGATAAGTTAGCAAATGACTATGCAGCTACAAAGAAAAGTTTAGATAACTTAAAGGCTTCTTATGCGGCTTTAGAAAAAAACAGTAATGATGCTTTAGATAGCAACATGAAGAAAAACAGAGAATTATTAGCTGAATTAGAAGCAAAACAAAGCAAACTGACTGCTGAGCAAGAGCGTTTAGATAAATTAAAAGCCGATTTAGCATCGTCAACTTCTCGATTAGCGGAATTAGAAAAAATGATGGCTGATAAAGAAGCTGGAATGAACAAATTAAAAGAAACGTTATCTAAAGCTTTAAATGCATTTGAAGGAAAAGGGTTAACAGTAGAGCACAGAAATGGAAAAGTTTATGTTTCTATGGAAAATAAATTACTTTTCGAATCAGGAAGTTGGACTGTTGGTTCAGAAGGGAAAAAAGCAGTTACTGCTGTTGGAAAAGTATTAGGTGATAATCCTGAAATTTCTGTACTAATTGAAGGTCACACTGATAACGATAAAATCACAGGAACAATTGGTGGTGGAGTAGAAAACAACTGGGATTTATCTACAAAACGTGCCACTGCAATTGTAAATATTTTATCTGAAAATAAAAAAGTAGATAAAAAGAATTTAACAGCTGCGGGTAGAGGAGAATATGCGCCTTTAATGGCAAATGAAACGGCTGAAGGAAAAGCTAAAAACCGTAGAATTGAAATTATTTTAACGCCAAAATTAGATGAGATTTCTAAATTAATGAGCGAATTATAA
- a CDS encoding exodeoxyribonuclease III, protein MKIISYNVNGIRAAISKDFISWLQHASPDVICLQEIKAMEEQVPKLEIEAAGYPYQYYFSAQKKGYSGVAIFSKIEPKNVVFGTGIEHMDFEGRNLRIDFDKFSIMSLYLPSGTNSERLSYKFQYMDEFQEYINDLKKSVPNLVICGDYNICHEAIDIHNPVGNKNTSGFLPEERAWLDAFMKSGFIDTFRHLNKEPHHYSWWSYRANARNNNKGWRIDYCLVDKALESNIERAYILPEAKHSDHCPVVVELK, encoded by the coding sequence ATGAAGATTATTTCTTATAATGTAAATGGAATTAGAGCTGCAATTTCTAAAGACTTTATTTCATGGTTACAACACGCAAGTCCTGATGTAATTTGCCTTCAAGAAATTAAAGCAATGGAAGAACAAGTCCCTAAACTTGAAATTGAAGCAGCAGGTTATCCTTATCAATATTATTTCTCAGCTCAAAAAAAAGGATACAGTGGTGTAGCTATTTTCTCTAAAATTGAACCAAAAAATGTTGTTTTTGGCACAGGAATTGAGCATATGGACTTTGAGGGACGAAATTTACGTATCGATTTTGATAAGTTTTCTATAATGAGTTTGTATCTTCCTTCTGGAACTAATTCAGAGCGATTAAGTTACAAGTTTCAATACATGGATGAATTTCAGGAATATATTAATGATTTAAAGAAATCGGTTCCAAACTTAGTTATTTGTGGCGATTATAACATTTGTCATGAAGCTATTGATATTCATAATCCTGTTGGAAATAAAAATACTTCTGGATTTTTGCCTGAAGAAAGAGCTTGGTTAGATGCGTTTATGAAAAGTGGATTCATTGATACTTTCAGGCATTTAAACAAAGAGCCACACCATTACAGTTGGTGGAGTTATAGAGCAAATGCTCGAAATAATAATAAAGGTTGGAGAATTGATTATTGTTTAGTTGATAAAGCATTAGAAAGCAATATTGAGCGTGCTTATATTTTGCCCGAAGCCAAACATTCCGATCATTGCCCAGTTGTAGTAGAATTAAAATAA
- a CDS encoding aldo/keto reductase — translation MNYTTLPNTSLKISKICLGTMTFGNQNSEAEAHSQLDYALERGVNFIDTAEMYPIGGNAEIFGSTERHIGSWIKKSGKRDEIVLATKIAGPNRGMTYIRNPLDFSKKSITEAVELSLKNLQTDYIDLYQMHWPERVMNMFQKRGVQELDPNWQDNIFDVLTVYEGLIKEGKIKHIGVSNENPYGVMKFLRESEKHNLPRIATIQNPYSLLNRLYEVGLSEMCMRENVGLLAYSPLGFGFLSGKYLNGFPENSRMKLFPNFKRYINENCFKATKLYKDLAEANNLTLTQMALAFVNQQQCVTSTIIGATTLGQLKENIDAFDVVLSKEVLAEIEIIQELIPNPAP, via the coding sequence ATGAACTACACTACTTTACCCAATACTTCTTTAAAAATCAGTAAAATTTGCCTTGGTACCATGACTTTTGGAAATCAAAATTCAGAGGCAGAAGCGCATTCACAATTAGATTACGCTTTAGAAAGAGGAGTTAATTTTATTGATACAGCCGAAATGTATCCAATAGGCGGAAATGCAGAAATTTTCGGGAGTACCGAAAGACATATTGGTTCTTGGATTAAAAAATCGGGGAAGCGAGATGAAATTGTTTTGGCAACAAAAATTGCCGGACCAAATCGTGGAATGACCTACATAAGAAATCCGTTAGATTTTTCTAAAAAAAGCATTACGGAAGCGGTGGAGCTAAGTTTGAAAAACCTGCAAACCGATTATATTGATTTGTACCAAATGCATTGGCCAGAACGTGTAATGAATATGTTTCAAAAGCGTGGTGTGCAAGAATTAGATCCTAATTGGCAAGATAATATTTTTGATGTTTTAACCGTTTATGAAGGTCTGATTAAAGAAGGTAAAATTAAACATATTGGTGTTTCTAATGAAAATCCATATGGAGTGATGAAGTTTCTTAGAGAAAGTGAAAAACATAATTTGCCAAGAATTGCTACAATACAAAATCCGTATTCTTTATTGAATAGATTATATGAAGTTGGGTTGAGCGAAATGTGCATGCGTGAAAATGTTGGCTTATTGGCTTATTCTCCTTTAGGTTTTGGTTTTTTATCAGGTAAATATTTAAATGGTTTTCCTGAAAATTCTAGAATGAAATTGTTTCCAAACTTTAAAAGATACATTAACGAAAATTGTTTTAAAGCAACCAAATTATATAAGGATTTAGCAGAAGCAAACAATCTTACGTTAACCCAAATGGCTTTAGCTTTTGTAAATCAACAACAATGTGTAACTTCAACTATAATTGGAGCTACAACTTTAGGGCAGCTAAAGGAAAATATTGATGCTTTTGATGTTGTTTTATCAAAAGAGGTTTTAGCCGAAATTGAAATTATCCAAGAATTAATTCCAAATCCGGCTCCTTAA
- a CDS encoding GLPGLI family protein codes for MKKYFILFLLVPVYLFSQENKGIVYYGFVDAMATGNGNGLDYNAYMTFNKEQSYYVTAKDSLEKTENLNVQKNTEKNDENIIYNGLKSSPLGDQVVFYKKSNLIYSSFEYGEVYYVKENATKHNWKIHKETKKIGKYTCTKATMHFRGRDYTAWFTFAIPVSYGPWKLNGLPGLILEAYDTNKNLYWYFKSIEYPTNNKQKVNNLRVPLKDKYTHFITIEEFGKKLVKYIDKVYEDSVLTAKKYNTYIPKRSEMPTILELFIEEIK; via the coding sequence ATGAAAAAATATTTTATTTTGTTTTTACTAGTTCCTGTTTATTTATTTTCACAAGAAAATAAAGGAATTGTTTATTATGGGTTTGTAGACGCCATGGCTACCGGTAATGGAAATGGATTAGACTACAATGCTTATATGACTTTTAATAAAGAGCAATCGTATTATGTTACTGCAAAAGATAGTTTAGAAAAAACAGAAAACCTAAATGTACAAAAAAACACTGAAAAAAATGATGAAAACATTATTTATAATGGGCTAAAAAGCAGCCCCTTAGGCGATCAGGTTGTGTTTTATAAAAAAAGTAATCTCATTTACTCAAGTTTTGAATATGGCGAGGTATATTATGTAAAAGAAAATGCCACAAAACATAATTGGAAAATTCATAAAGAAACGAAAAAAATTGGAAAATATACTTGTACAAAAGCTACTATGCATTTTAGAGGCAGGGATTATACAGCTTGGTTTACGTTTGCTATTCCTGTTAGCTATGGGCCATGGAAACTAAATGGTTTGCCTGGTTTAATTTTAGAAGCTTATGATACAAATAAAAATTTATATTGGTATTTTAAAAGTATTGAATACCCTACAAACAATAAACAGAAAGTAAATAATTTAAGAGTTCCTTTAAAAGATAAATACACTCATTTTATAACTATTGAAGAATTTGGAAAAAAATTGGTGAAATATATTGACAAAGTATATGAAGATAGTGTATTAACTGCAAAAAAATATAACACTTATATACCAAAAAGAAGTGAAATGCCTACCATTTTGGAACTTTTTATAGAAGAAATAAAATAA